The following are encoded in a window of Variovorax paradoxus genomic DNA:
- a CDS encoding GntR family transcriptional regulator → MSLTDLVTPLKRQTLSANVYDQLRDLVMSGQMMPGEQISLRSAAEALGVSVMPVREAMQRLVAEQALELTPSRTLRVPRMTAAQFKEITTIRTNLEGLATELAASASGAVALRDITRWHDEFAAEMNAASPDGSKLVTFNKEFHFAVYAAADMPVLLQMIEALWLRIGPILNYDLRAGSRRVGDKVAMSHHAALLAALKRRDGAKARAALQGDIESAAEFILSTGVLVSDGTLPPQNAAPAAKKARAAAGAAR, encoded by the coding sequence ATGAGCCTCACCGATCTCGTCACCCCCCTCAAGCGCCAGACGCTCAGCGCCAACGTCTACGACCAGTTGCGCGACCTCGTGATGAGCGGGCAGATGATGCCGGGCGAGCAGATTTCATTGCGCAGCGCGGCCGAGGCACTGGGCGTGAGCGTGATGCCGGTGCGCGAAGCCATGCAGCGCCTGGTGGCCGAGCAGGCGCTCGAACTCACGCCCAGCCGCACCTTGCGCGTGCCCCGGATGACGGCGGCGCAGTTCAAGGAAATCACCACCATCCGCACCAACCTCGAAGGCCTGGCCACGGAGCTGGCGGCCTCGGCGTCGGGCGCGGTGGCGCTGCGCGACATCACGCGCTGGCACGACGAGTTCGCGGCCGAGATGAACGCGGCCAGCCCCGACGGCTCGAAGCTCGTCACCTTCAACAAGGAGTTCCACTTCGCGGTCTACGCCGCCGCCGACATGCCGGTGTTGTTGCAGATGATCGAGGCGCTGTGGCTGCGCATCGGCCCCATCCTCAACTACGACCTGCGGGCCGGCTCGCGCCGCGTGGGGGACAAGGTGGCGATGTCGCACCATGCGGCGCTGCTGGCCGCGCTGAAGCGCCGCGACGGCGCCAAGGCCCGGGCCGCGCTGCAGGGCGACATTGAAAGCGCCGCGGAATTCATCCTGTCGACGGGCGTGCTGGTGTCGGATGGCACGCTGCCGCCGCAGAACGCCGCGCCGGCCGCAAAGAAAGCGCGCGCCGCGGCAGGCGCGGCGCGCTGA
- the msbA gene encoding lipid A export permease/ATP-binding protein MsbA, which translates to MTWFGSSRQWWAVGLIGALLAALTEPLMAALLKPLLDRGFTRGEMPLWFIPAAVLLLFAVRGIAQFISQYALSRIANEGMQKLRRVLFERLLGAELALFARQSASALSNTVVYEVQTGAMLLVQALLGLSRDGFTLIALLGYLVYLNWKLTLIVAFLVPSISWIMKVFSKRLYKLTQQGQQATDELAYVVEENVLAHRVVRLHGAEQAQERRFEQLSQRLNRLAVKSTIAQAATTPLTQMMASLALSIVVMIALWQSGKQGFTVGGFVAYITAMLMLIAPIRRLAEVAGPITRGLAALERGLILIDEVAPESQGDYRVEHAQGHIELRNVQVSYRGDDEQRALDGVNLVIEPGQVVAFVGPSGSGKTTLVNLLPRFVQPSGGQVLLDGHDTSEWQLKSLRAQFAMVSQDVVMLNDTLAANVALGGDIDIARVQSCLEAANLSAHVATLPQGIETVLGHNATQLSGGQRQRLAIARALYKNAPVLLLDEATSALDTESERLVQDALQRLMQGRTTLIVAHRLSTIQHADRIIVMEQGRIAEQGSHEQLMSRDGLYARLQTLAVRSAAPGQDPTL; encoded by the coding sequence ATGACCTGGTTCGGCAGTTCGCGCCAATGGTGGGCCGTGGGGCTGATCGGCGCCCTGCTGGCTGCGCTCACCGAGCCGCTGATGGCCGCCCTGCTCAAGCCGCTGCTCGACCGGGGCTTCACGCGCGGCGAGATGCCGCTGTGGTTCATTCCGGCCGCGGTGCTGCTGCTGTTCGCGGTGCGTGGCATCGCGCAGTTCATTTCGCAGTACGCACTCTCGCGCATCGCCAACGAAGGCATGCAGAAATTGCGCCGCGTGCTGTTCGAACGGCTGCTCGGCGCCGAGCTGGCGCTGTTTGCGCGGCAGTCGGCCAGCGCGCTGTCGAATACGGTGGTGTACGAGGTGCAGACCGGCGCCATGCTGCTGGTGCAGGCGCTGCTCGGGCTCTCGCGCGACGGCTTCACGCTCATTGCGCTGCTGGGCTACCTGGTCTACCTGAACTGGAAGCTCACGCTCATCGTGGCCTTCCTGGTGCCCAGCATCTCGTGGATCATGAAGGTTTTCTCCAAGCGCCTGTACAAGCTCACGCAGCAAGGCCAGCAGGCCACCGACGAGCTGGCCTACGTGGTCGAGGAAAACGTGCTGGCCCACCGCGTGGTGCGCCTGCACGGCGCCGAGCAGGCGCAGGAGCGGCGCTTCGAGCAGCTGAGCCAGCGCCTCAACCGGCTGGCCGTGAAGTCCACCATCGCCCAGGCCGCCACCACGCCACTCACGCAGATGATGGCTTCGCTGGCGCTGTCGATCGTGGTGATGATCGCGCTCTGGCAAAGCGGCAAGCAGGGCTTCACGGTGGGCGGCTTCGTCGCCTACATCACGGCCATGCTGATGCTGATCGCGCCGATCCGCCGCCTCGCCGAAGTGGCCGGGCCCATCACACGCGGCCTGGCGGCGCTCGAGCGCGGCTTGATCCTCATCGACGAGGTGGCACCGGAATCGCAGGGTGACTACCGCGTCGAGCACGCGCAAGGCCACATCGAACTGCGCAACGTGCAGGTCAGCTATCGCGGCGACGACGAACAGCGCGCGCTCGACGGCGTGAACCTCGTCATCGAACCGGGCCAGGTGGTGGCTTTCGTCGGCCCGTCGGGCTCGGGCAAGACCACGCTGGTCAACCTGCTGCCGCGCTTCGTGCAGCCCAGTGGCGGCCAGGTGCTGCTCGACGGCCACGACACCAGCGAGTGGCAGCTCAAGAGCCTGCGCGCCCAGTTCGCGATGGTGAGCCAGGACGTGGTGATGCTCAACGACACGCTCGCCGCTAACGTGGCGCTCGGCGGTGACATCGACATCGCGCGCGTGCAGTCTTGCCTTGAGGCGGCCAACCTGAGCGCGCATGTCGCGACACTGCCGCAAGGCATCGAGACCGTGCTCGGCCACAACGCCACGCAGCTGTCGGGCGGCCAGCGCCAGCGTCTGGCGATTGCCCGCGCGCTCTACAAGAACGCGCCCGTTCTGCTGCTCGACGAAGCCACGTCGGCGCTCGACACCGAGTCGGAACGGCTGGTGCAAGACGCCCTGCAGCGCCTGATGCAGGGCCGCACCACGCTGATCGTGGCGCACCGCCTGTCGACCATCCAGCACGCGGACCGCATCATCGTGATGGAGCAAGGCCGCATCGCCGAGCAAGGCAGCCACGAGCAACTCATGTCGCGCGATGGGCTCTATGCGCGTCTGCAGACGCTGGCGGTGCGCAGCGCGGCGCCGGGGCAGGACCCGACGCTCTGA
- the tolB gene encoding Tol-Pal system beta propeller repeat protein TolB, translating into MLPAMAQFRVEVSGVGLTQLPIALVPFRGQDASPQKISDIVQADLERSGQFRGVDASGQALDESSRPDLALWRQRTADSLVVGSVSRMGDGRYDVRFRLWDVVKDRDLGGQSYTVPQGDLRLAAHRIADYVYEKLTGDKGIFSTRIAYVTKGGSRYSLWVADADGENAQAALASPEPIISPCWSSNGQQLAYVSFESRKPVVYVHNVASGQRRLLANFKGSNSAPAWAPDGRSLAVTLSRDGGSQLFTIPASGGEPRRLTQSSSIDTEPVYSADGSTIYFVSDRGGAPQIYKMGAGGGSPTRVTFSGTYNISPSVSGDGRWLAYISRVGGAFKLHVMELASGNVAAITDTTADESPSFAPNSKLIVYATHLQGREALMTTTLDGKIKARLAGQAGDIREPDWGPFQKQ; encoded by the coding sequence ATGCTTCCCGCCATGGCCCAGTTCCGGGTCGAGGTTTCGGGCGTGGGGCTGACGCAGCTGCCGATCGCGCTCGTGCCTTTCAGGGGGCAGGACGCCTCGCCCCAGAAGATTTCCGACATCGTCCAGGCCGACCTCGAACGCAGCGGCCAGTTCCGCGGCGTCGATGCCTCGGGCCAGGCACTCGATGAATCCTCCCGACCCGATCTCGCCCTGTGGCGCCAGCGCACGGCCGATTCGCTCGTCGTGGGCAGCGTCAGCCGGATGGGCGACGGGCGCTACGACGTGCGCTTTCGCCTGTGGGACGTGGTCAAAGACCGCGACCTCGGCGGCCAGAGCTACACCGTGCCGCAGGGCGACCTGCGCCTGGCGGCGCACCGCATCGCCGACTACGTGTACGAGAAGCTGACCGGCGACAAGGGCATCTTCTCGACCCGCATCGCCTACGTGACCAAGGGCGGCAGCCGCTACTCGCTGTGGGTGGCAGACGCCGACGGCGAGAACGCGCAGGCCGCGCTGGCCAGCCCCGAGCCGATCATCTCGCCCTGCTGGTCGTCCAACGGCCAGCAGCTGGCGTATGTGTCCTTCGAGTCGCGCAAGCCCGTGGTCTACGTGCACAACGTGGCCAGCGGCCAGCGCCGGCTGCTCGCCAACTTCAAGGGCTCCAACAGCGCCCCGGCCTGGGCACCCGACGGCCGCTCGCTGGCCGTCACGCTCAGCCGCGACGGCGGCTCGCAGCTGTTCACCATTCCGGCCAGCGGCGGCGAACCGCGCCGCCTCACGCAAAGCTCGAGCATCGACACCGAGCCGGTGTACTCGGCCGACGGCAGCACGATCTACTTCGTGAGCGACCGCGGCGGCGCGCCCCAGATCTACAAGATGGGCGCCGGCGGCGGCAGCCCCACCCGGGTCACCTTCAGCGGCACCTACAACATTTCTCCATCTGTCAGCGGCGATGGCCGGTGGTTGGCCTACATCTCGCGGGTCGGCGGTGCGTTCAAACTCCACGTGATGGAGTTGGCCTCCGGCAATGTCGCCGCGATCACCGACACCACGGCCGACGAGAGCCCGAGCTTCGCACCCAACAGCAAGCTGATCGTCTATGCCACGCACCTGCAAGGTCGCGAGGCGCTCATGACGACCACGCTGGACGGAAAAATCAAGGCCCGTTTGGCGGGCCAGGCGGGAGACATCCGCGAACCGGACTGGGGTCCGTTTCAAAAGCAATAA
- the pal gene encoding peptidoglycan-associated lipoprotein Pal, whose protein sequence is MLKRTIYSLAIVALIAGCSSGTKLNETPVSDRSGTAGGQQGGAAAVAPVTIDPNANTAQGPVGVERIVYFDYDSYTVKPEFQSVIDGHARFLKGATQRRISIEGHTDERGGREYNLALGQKRSEAVRRALTLLGVNDSQIEAVSFGKEKPAAQGSGEEVWAQNRRAEIRYTR, encoded by the coding sequence ATGTTGAAACGCACCATCTATTCGCTCGCCATCGTGGCGCTCATCGCCGGTTGCTCGTCGGGCACCAAGCTCAACGAAACGCCGGTCTCCGACCGCAGCGGCACCGCCGGCGGCCAGCAGGGCGGCGCTGCCGCCGTGGCGCCCGTGACCATCGACCCCAACGCCAACACGGCGCAAGGTCCGGTCGGCGTCGAGCGCATCGTGTACTTCGACTACGACAGCTACACCGTCAAGCCCGAGTTCCAGTCGGTGATCGACGGCCATGCGCGCTTCCTCAAGGGCGCCACGCAACGTCGCATCTCGATCGAAGGCCACACCGACGAGCGCGGCGGCCGCGAGTACAACCTGGCCCTCGGCCAGAAGCGTTCCGAAGCCGTGCGCCGTGCGCTCACGCTGCTGGGCGTGAACGACAGCCAGATCGAAGCCGTGAGCTTCGGCAAGGAAAAGCCCGCGGCTCAGGGCTCTGGTGAAGAAGTGTGGGCGCAGAACCGCCGCGCTGAAATCCGCTACACCCGGTGA
- the ybgF gene encoding tol-pal system protein YbgF, giving the protein MQPRALWRGAALAAALLCASAGSQAALFEDDEARRAILDLRQRVEAMRQQTDQRLADENGQLRRSLLDLQSQIEQMRGELARMTGQNEQLTRTLSEMQSRQTTIDDKLRQNEPSKVSIDGREFNADPKEKADFEAALGIFRSGQFAQAQTAFAEFVKRYPQSGYNASALFWLGNAQYATRNYNEAIANFRSMLSLAPDHAKAPEAVLSIANCQIELKDTRAARRTLEDLTKAYPQSEAAQAGRERLSRLR; this is encoded by the coding sequence ATGCAACCACGTGCACTGTGGCGAGGCGCGGCCCTCGCCGCCGCCTTGCTCTGCGCGTCGGCCGGCTCGCAGGCTGCGCTGTTCGAGGACGACGAGGCGCGCCGCGCCATCCTCGACCTGCGCCAGCGCGTCGAAGCCATGCGCCAGCAGACCGACCAGCGCCTGGCCGACGAAAATGGCCAGCTGCGCCGCAGCCTGCTCGACCTGCAAAGCCAGATCGAGCAGATGCGCGGCGAACTGGCGCGCATGACCGGCCAGAACGAGCAGCTCACGCGCACGCTGAGCGAAATGCAGTCGCGCCAGACCACCATCGACGACAAGCTGCGCCAGAACGAGCCTTCCAAGGTCTCGATCGACGGCCGCGAGTTCAACGCCGATCCGAAGGAAAAGGCCGATTTCGAAGCAGCGCTGGGCATCTTCCGCTCAGGCCAGTTCGCACAGGCGCAAACCGCTTTTGCCGAGTTCGTGAAGCGCTATCCGCAAAGCGGCTACAACGCGTCCGCGCTGTTCTGGCTCGGCAATGCGCAGTACGCCACGCGCAACTACAACGAAGCCATCGCCAATTTCCGCTCGATGCTCTCGCTCGCACCCGACCACGCCAAGGCGCCCGAAGCCGTGCTGTCGATCGCGAACTGCCAGATCGAACTGAAAGACACGCGCGCCGCACGTCGCACGCTGGAAGACCTGACCAAGGCCTACCCGCAGTCGGAAGCCGCACAAGCCGGCCGCGAGCGTCTGTCGCGCCTGCGTTGA